Proteins co-encoded in one Azospirillum brasilense genomic window:
- a CDS encoding SDR family NAD(P)-dependent oxidoreductase, with product MTPLGDLSGRHVLVTGASSGIGRATAATAASLGARVTLSGRDEGRLSETLARLDGDGHRIAAFDLSDVDSIPAWVKLQAAEAGPIDGLAHCAGVQIGKPVRSVDQAFFDTILHANLLSALALARGLRQKGCHAEPAALVLVSSVAAEIGQPGNVVYSAAKGGLVSATRGLAMEFLRDGIRVNCVAPAMVETEMMERFRQTTTAEQFEAIRAAHPMGFGKPEDVASAIAFLLSDAARWINGVTLPVDGGYLAK from the coding sequence ATGACGCCGCTGGGCGATCTTTCCGGACGCCATGTGCTGGTGACCGGAGCGTCCTCGGGGATCGGGCGGGCCACGGCGGCCACGGCCGCGAGCCTCGGCGCGCGGGTCACCCTCAGCGGGCGGGACGAGGGGCGGCTTTCCGAAACGCTGGCGCGGCTGGATGGCGACGGACATCGGATCGCGGCCTTCGACCTGTCGGACGTCGATTCCATTCCGGCATGGGTGAAGCTTCAGGCGGCGGAGGCCGGTCCCATCGACGGGTTGGCGCATTGCGCAGGCGTTCAGATCGGCAAGCCGGTGCGCAGCGTCGATCAGGCCTTCTTCGATACGATCCTGCACGCCAACCTTCTGAGCGCCCTGGCCTTGGCCCGCGGCCTGCGTCAAAAGGGCTGTCACGCCGAACCGGCGGCGCTGGTGCTCGTGTCCTCCGTCGCCGCGGAGATCGGGCAGCCCGGCAACGTGGTCTATTCGGCGGCCAAGGGCGGGCTGGTCTCGGCCACCCGCGGGCTCGCCATGGAGTTCCTGCGCGACGGCATCCGAGTCAACTGCGTCGCCCCGGCGATGGTCGAGACGGAGATGATGGAGCGCTTCCGCCAGACCACGACGGCGGAGCAGTTCGAGGCCATCCGCGCCGCCCACCCCATGGGCTTCGGCAAACCGGAGGACGTGGCGTCGGCCATCGCCTTCCTGCTGTCGGACGCCGCCCGCTGGATCAACGGGGTGACGCTGCCGGTGGACGGCGGCTATCTGGCGAAGTGA
- a CDS encoding GNAT family N-acetyltransferase codes for MFRFRRPTAADAEMLLRWRTEPSITRFMFTDLENPDVDRQRAWLAAIEARRDFRHFIIEHEERPIGYLSYSDIDWVHLRCSSGSYIVEERDRRKLAGFLHNFIMDYCYYGMGMNKIVNYFMEGNDTVIRIQRVLKIREVGVLRQHVHKYGRFHDVYVFETLRSEWEGHIRLFPRETTLAAFAD; via the coding sequence ATGTTTCGATTCCGCCGTCCGACTGCCGCCGACGCCGAGATGCTTCTGCGCTGGCGCACCGAGCCGTCGATCACCCGCTTCATGTTCACCGATCTGGAGAACCCGGACGTGGACCGGCAGCGCGCGTGGTTGGCCGCGATCGAGGCGCGCCGGGACTTCCGCCATTTCATCATCGAGCATGAGGAACGCCCTATCGGCTATCTCTCCTACTCGGACATCGACTGGGTGCACCTGCGCTGCTCCTCCGGTTCCTACATCGTGGAGGAGAGGGACCGCCGGAAGCTCGCTGGGTTTTTGCATAATTTCATCATGGATTATTGCTATTACGGCATGGGGATGAACAAGATCGTCAATTACTTCATGGAAGGGAACGACACGGTCATCCGCATCCAACGCGTGCTGAAAATACGTGAGGTTGGCGTGCTGCGGCAACATGTCCACAAATACGGTCGCTTTCACGACGTCTATGTCTTTGAAACGCTGCGCAGCGAGTGGGAGGGGCATATACGACTCTTCCCGCGCGAAACCACGCTGGCCGCCTTCGCGGATTAG
- a CDS encoding aromatic ring-hydroxylating oxygenase subunit alpha has product MDDRVQVKQLAYPSDSVIPPQRYSGDATFAEEVAKIFRRSWMFVGFANDLTNDNDFITAEIAGTSVLVQNFDGELRAFHNVCTHRYAQIHLRPCGNGKPVCPYHGWIFNRDGVPVGIPGNREHFGFDDADKKRLALPRFEVGVRGRFVFVRLEPGGPGLDEQLGAYGAILDHLSEMFTDRIDEDVLPWQANWKAALESALEVYHVDATHPETFKKFAKKVWICSYEGEHSRGTTHLSDTSARWWDGVIERLGLPRSETLRNYDHFMIFPNLAIGVTHGALMSVQTYDPVGPERSNLHFRLFLGQTSKPKSIGGPTRKAVEANVCGFNRTVLDEDRIVAESAHRGLKQVRVPAALGACEERIAAFHRAWFARMADE; this is encoded by the coding sequence ATGGATGACCGGGTGCAGGTGAAACAGCTCGCGTACCCTTCGGACTCCGTTATCCCGCCTCAGCGATATTCCGGTGACGCAACTTTTGCCGAAGAAGTCGCTAAAATCTTCCGGCGGTCATGGATGTTCGTTGGGTTTGCCAATGATCTGACGAACGACAACGATTTCATCACGGCGGAGATCGCCGGAACGTCGGTGCTGGTCCAGAACTTCGACGGCGAGCTGCGGGCCTTCCATAACGTCTGCACCCACCGCTACGCGCAGATCCACCTGCGGCCCTGCGGCAACGGCAAGCCGGTCTGCCCGTATCACGGCTGGATCTTCAACCGCGATGGCGTGCCGGTCGGCATTCCCGGCAACCGCGAGCATTTCGGATTCGACGACGCGGACAAGAAGCGTCTCGCCCTGCCGCGCTTCGAGGTGGGGGTGCGGGGCCGTTTCGTCTTCGTCCGGCTGGAGCCGGGCGGGCCCGGACTGGACGAGCAACTTGGCGCCTATGGAGCGATTCTCGACCATCTGTCGGAGATGTTCACCGACCGCATCGACGAGGACGTGCTTCCCTGGCAGGCGAACTGGAAGGCGGCGCTGGAAAGCGCGCTGGAGGTCTATCACGTCGATGCGACCCACCCGGAAACCTTCAAGAAATTCGCCAAGAAGGTCTGGATCTGCTCCTATGAAGGGGAGCATTCGCGCGGCACGACCCATCTCTCGGACACCTCCGCGCGCTGGTGGGACGGCGTGATCGAGCGGTTGGGGCTGCCGCGCAGCGAGACGCTGCGGAACTACGATCATTTCATGATTTTCCCCAACCTCGCCATCGGCGTCACTCACGGCGCGTTGATGAGCGTGCAGACCTACGACCCCGTCGGACCGGAGCGCAGCAACCTGCATTTCCGGCTGTTCCTGGGGCAAACGTCGAAGCCGAAGAGCATCGGCGGCCCGACGCGCAAGGCGGTGGAAGCCAACGTCTGCGGGTTCAACCGCACCGTTCTCGATGAGGACCGGATCGTTGCCGAATCCGCTCATCGCGGGCTGAAGCAGGTGCGTGTTCCCGCGGCCCTCGGCGCCTGCGAAGAGCGCATCGCCGCCTTCCACCGGGCGTGGTTCGCACGCATGGCCGACGAATGA